A window of Chitinophaga sp. MM2321 contains these coding sequences:
- a CDS encoding sigma-70 family RNA polymerase sigma factor: MAFDEIRLTKGNVPRIPFSASTGARTTDFGDPGKLSDSLLWNEFKKGDELAFISIYNNYFRMLYDYGCKYASDKELVRDCLQDFFLYLRKNRLGFGDTNSIKFYLLKSFRRRVIEYLKKNRHQFNVKEPDEYALFGVESSIEAVYINKQVKAEQLEKLNKALMTLDRIEQDAIYYFYFKGLSYEQIAEIFNFSHVSSARRVMYRSLRQLRRFFN; the protein is encoded by the coding sequence ATGGCTTTTGATGAAATAAGATTAACCAAGGGAAATGTCCCGCGTATACCTTTTTCAGCTTCCACGGGTGCAAGAACGACAGACTTTGGAGATCCTGGTAAATTGTCCGATTCATTATTATGGAATGAATTCAAAAAAGGGGATGAACTGGCCTTTATCAGCATCTATAACAACTATTTCCGGATGCTCTATGATTATGGTTGCAAATACGCTTCAGATAAGGAATTAGTACGGGATTGTTTACAGGATTTTTTCCTTTATCTGAGAAAAAACAGACTGGGTTTTGGAGATACCAATTCTATCAAGTTTTATTTATTAAAATCTTTTAGAAGAAGGGTTATTGAATATCTCAAAAAAAACCGCCACCAGTTTAATGTAAAAGAACCGGATGAATATGCGCTATTTGGTGTAGAATCATCTATCGAGGCTGTTTATATCAACAAACAGGTAAAAGCGGAACAACTGGAAAAATTGAATAAAGCCTTAATGACCTTGGATCGGATTGAACAGGACGCCATTTATTATTTTTATTTTAAAGGATTGAGCTATGAACAGATTGCTGAAATATTTAATTTTTCACATGTATCCTCTGCCAGAAGAGTGATGTACCGGAGTTTGAGACAGCTGCGCCGCTTTTTCAACTAA
- a CDS encoding nucleotidyltransferase, with amino-acid sequence MILEKDFEDFVKLLNKHEVKYMVVGGYALALHGKPRHTGDLDIWINISDDNANRLLKVVNEFGLSSLGLQKADFLEPGYITQIGYPPLRIDILNTIDGVVFEEAVSGMQKIQIDNDFAIYYIGLTDFLKNKQASGRKQDLSDIKEIKKLQAIKQAQRKSKH; translated from the coding sequence ATGATACTGGAAAAGGATTTTGAGGACTTTGTAAAGCTGCTGAACAAACATGAAGTAAAGTACATGGTTGTAGGAGGCTATGCGCTTGCACTTCACGGGAAACCACGCCACACAGGAGACCTGGATATCTGGATCAATATCTCTGATGATAATGCAAATAGGCTGCTGAAAGTAGTAAATGAATTTGGACTGTCTTCGCTCGGCTTACAAAAGGCGGATTTTCTTGAGCCAGGCTACATTACCCAAATCGGTTATCCTCCATTACGCATTGATATTCTGAACACAATTGATGGTGTGGTGTTCGAAGAAGCTGTCAGCGGAATGCAAAAGATACAAATAGACAATGATTTTGCTATATACTATATAGGCTTAACTGATTTTTTAAAAAACAAGCAGGCTTCCGGCAGGAAACAAGATTTATCAGACATAAAAGAAATCAAAAAATTACAAGCGATCAAACAAGCTCAAAGGAAAAGCAAACACTAA
- a CDS encoding AraC family transcriptional regulator, translated as MKPHLLKVSLEPESSFNIYKNKGSNFYDQWHFHPEIELIYIHKGRGTRFIGNDISRFEPNEFFLIGSNLPHMWRCDPDQLEEAAYTAEVTVIYFHEDFLGNKFFDVPELNGIKSLLEKAKQGIKITPRNPLKELITKLYSERAIERIIALLTILDRIAVTKEKEYINTSYYPLNYDKFEADRLNRIFQYTLTNFQTKISLPEIASIANLTSKAFCRYFKSKTRKTYYHFLLEVRVAHACKLLLEKDITVYEVCLESGFNNISNFNRYFKKIINKSPLEYKKERFGQ; from the coding sequence ATGAAACCTCATCTTCTAAAAGTTTCTTTGGAACCTGAGTCTTCTTTCAACATTTATAAAAACAAAGGCTCCAATTTTTATGATCAATGGCATTTCCATCCTGAAATAGAGCTTATCTATATTCATAAAGGACGGGGAACACGGTTTATTGGTAATGATATCAGCCGGTTTGAACCAAATGAATTTTTCCTGATTGGTTCCAATCTTCCACATATGTGGCGTTGTGATCCTGATCAGCTGGAGGAGGCTGCATACACAGCAGAAGTAACCGTTATTTATTTTCACGAGGATTTTTTAGGGAACAAGTTTTTTGATGTCCCTGAACTGAATGGAATCAAATCATTACTGGAAAAGGCAAAACAGGGAATAAAAATAACCCCGCGGAATCCGTTAAAAGAGCTGATCACCAAATTATACTCTGAAAGAGCGATAGAGAGAATTATTGCATTACTGACGATCCTGGATAGGATAGCAGTCACAAAAGAAAAGGAATATATTAATACATCGTACTACCCCCTTAACTATGATAAGTTTGAAGCGGATAGATTAAATAGAATTTTCCAGTACACCTTAACCAATTTTCAGACAAAGATTTCCTTACCGGAAATAGCTTCCATCGCTAACCTTACTTCAAAAGCATTTTGCCGGTATTTTAAATCCAAAACAAGAAAAACATATTATCATTTTTTACTAGAAGTAAGAGTCGCGCATGCCTGTAAATTGCTTTTAGAAAAAGACATTACTGTTTATGAAGTTTGCCTGGAAAGCGGGTTTAACAACATCTCTAATTTTAACAGGTACTTCAAAAAAATAATAAATAAAAGCCCGTTGGAATACAAAAAAGAACGCTTCGGGCAGTAG
- a CDS encoding C1 family peptidase — MIFRRSILILLCFFTVCLTQAQQRFGMGEVLDLDLIARTPQKIAVSERSFRDMPSQYSLEKYAPVAGDQGPYGTCTAWAVGYGIATILYAKTHGLTDKELINRYAFSPTFLYEHIKDSDDHDCQDGASTVKALNTLIKVGDATLSTVPYKCGVVPTERAKSEAANYKISDAAILFTQRGISKDDAYAKKSQEMIELTKKAIMEGSPVAIAFMLPESFFSIKTAVWKPAAKESFGDWKHNRHAMAVIGFDDKIAGGAFRVLNSWGTKWGDNGMVWIKYDDYTRWCLMAVQPYANPHTKAPDVKETPNPKPLPSPALVNLGGNIEFKLNTGSNMAVNRISSRNLVVEEKAAAKEELVAYTMMNSYTSGTKFRFFMNIDQEAYIYAFATDLSGKINKILPFDHLTSTRVGANTVVAFPSDTKVIKMDENKGIDYLLILYSKEKMNIDEIVNKMNASNGGLSSKIISALGNKLIAKDKIRYTDKQVGFQVSIDPLKDKGSIVPLMIEIKHD; from the coding sequence ATGATTTTTAGACGATCTATCCTTATACTACTCTGTTTCTTTACTGTTTGTTTAACACAGGCCCAACAACGGTTTGGTATGGGCGAAGTGCTTGATCTTGATTTAATAGCACGAACACCACAGAAAATAGCCGTTTCTGAACGAAGCTTCAGAGACATGCCAAGTCAGTACTCACTTGAAAAGTATGCGCCGGTTGCCGGTGATCAGGGTCCATATGGGACTTGCACTGCCTGGGCAGTTGGCTATGGTATCGCTACCATATTGTATGCTAAAACGCATGGCCTTACGGATAAGGAATTAATTAACAGGTATGCCTTTTCTCCTACTTTTTTATACGAGCATATTAAAGATAGCGACGATCATGATTGTCAGGATGGAGCCAGTACAGTAAAAGCCCTTAATACTTTAATAAAAGTGGGAGATGCTACATTGAGTACCGTACCATATAAATGTGGTGTTGTCCCTACAGAGCGGGCAAAATCAGAAGCCGCCAACTATAAAATAAGTGATGCTGCTATTTTATTTACACAAAGGGGTATCAGCAAAGATGATGCTTATGCTAAAAAGTCACAGGAGATGATTGAGTTGACCAAAAAAGCCATCATGGAAGGAAGTCCGGTTGCTATTGCCTTTATGCTGCCGGAAAGCTTTTTCTCCATAAAAACTGCTGTGTGGAAGCCTGCTGCCAAAGAATCATTTGGTGACTGGAAACATAACCGGCACGCCATGGCAGTCATTGGTTTTGATGATAAAATAGCTGGTGGTGCATTCAGGGTTTTAAACAGCTGGGGAACCAAATGGGGAGATAATGGAATGGTTTGGATAAAGTATGATGACTATACCCGTTGGTGCCTCATGGCGGTGCAACCATATGCCAACCCGCATACCAAGGCGCCTGATGTAAAAGAGACACCCAACCCGAAACCGCTGCCTTCACCTGCATTGGTTAATTTAGGTGGCAATATTGAATTTAAACTGAATACAGGTAGTAATATGGCTGTTAACCGGATTAGCAGCAGGAACCTTGTTGTAGAAGAAAAAGCTGCCGCAAAAGAAGAGCTGGTGGCCTATACCATGATGAATAGCTATACGAGTGGAACTAAGTTCCGGTTTTTTATGAATATAGATCAGGAAGCATATATCTATGCGTTTGCTACGGACTTGAGTGGTAAAATCAATAAAATCCTTCCTTTCGATCATTTAACGAGTACCCGTGTGGGTGCGAATACTGTTGTGGCTTTCCCTTCTGATACTAAAGTGATCAAGATGGATGAAAATAAAGGGATCGATTATCTGCTTATTCTTTATTCTAAGGAAAAAATGAATATAGATGAGATCGTGAATAAAATGAATGCTTCTAATGGAGGATTATCTTCAAAAATAATTTCCGCACTGGGTAATAAACTGATTGCGAAAGATAAAATCAGGTATACAGATAAGCAGGTAGGATTTCAGGTAAGTATTGATCCGCTGAAAGATAAAGGATCTATTGTTCCACTGATGATTGAGATAAAACATGATTAG